The Paenibacillus amylolyticus genome contains the following window.
CATGTCGCTAAGTCTGGGAGACTACTACCGCTACATTACGCGGGGCGAGAATGACATGACGACCGTGGAAGAGAGATCCGGCTGCTGGACCATTATCTGTCCATTCAACAGATGCGGACCAACCGGCTGACCTACGAGATCGCTGTACCGCAGCAACTGATGCAGCTCCATATTCCGCGGCTTCTCATTCAACCCATCGTAGAAAATGCGGTGATTCACGGCATTGAGCCAATGGAAGGCAGTGGGCATGTCGTCGTAACGGGGATGGCGGTATCCGAATATATGGAGGGTCGCAAATATACAAGATATAGCCTGTTTGTAGACAATGACGGTGTCACGCTGACAGCGGAAGAGATTGCGGAATTGGAACGGGAGATCAATGAACCGATGGGCGAGGAGATTGGAACAGGCACGTGGAATGTGCACCAGCGTCTCGTTACGCGTTATGGGTTGTCGTCAGGTCTTCATTTTGGAGCGATTCCTTATGGTGGACTTAGTGTAGAAATTCGATGGTTTGAGGAGGAAGAAGCGCATGATGAATCTGATGGTCGTGGATGATGAATATTCGGCAGTGGAGTCGATCGCTGTCTCCATACCGTGGAGAGAACACGGGATTGGTCAGGTATTCAAAGCTTATTCAGTCAAAGAGGCTCTGGAACATATGGCAGCACATCAGATCCATATTATTATCACGGATATCCGCATGCCGGGTCTGTCCGGTCTGGATCTGGTCAGTCACATCAGGCAAAAATGGGAACAGACGAAATGTATTATTTTATCGGGGCATGCTTCCTTCGATTATGCGAAGCAGGCGCTCAAACATGGGACAGTCAGTTATCTGCTCAAACCGGTCCGGGATGAGGAACTGATCGAATCCGTGCAGCAGGCCGCCGTGCAGATTCGCCTGGAGGGTGAGAAACAAATGCTGCATCAGCGGGCCATGTATTCGGTAAGGGAACATCTGCCGGAGAAGCGGGCGGAGCTGATGAAGGATGTATTGTTAGGACATAAATTTGCGAATGCCGAACTTGTAGGCAAGCTGGAGCAACTGGAGATCGGGTTCCGTCCACAGGATAAAATGCAACTGCTGCTCATCCGGTATGATGACCAACAACCCACACATAAAGCGTTTCGACTGATGAAGTACGCCATCTCCAATGTGGTGGAAGAGATCTACGGCAGTACCTATCATCTCTGCCATACGGATGACGCCTACGACGATCTGGTTTTTATGGCAAGTCCGAAACAAACCCAAGCCGAACCGGAAATGCTAATGGGCCGACTTGGAGAGCGGTTGATCCACAGTGTAAGGCAGTATCTGAACGCGACCATTTCCCTGTCCGTTAGTCGTATGGGGCGTTTCCCGGATCAGGTGCCTCAGCTATATCATCAAGCGGTGAGCGCGCTTCGCAAGCAGGCCGAAGCTGGCAAAGGACTGCATCTGAATGCGGCGGCAGCAACCAACGGGGCCACATTGAAATCACTTGCGGCACTGTACGAACCGCCGGGTCTGACGACTTTAATGGAAGCGGGACGCATGGAGGATGCACACCGCAAGATTGATCAGATCTTTGCCGAACTGTCGAACAGTGTGTTCCCGGAGCATGTGTATGTGGCTTTTCATTATCTGGCGGCGGCATTCTCAACGATGGCTCATCGGGAAGGAAGACAGTTAACCGAAGTGCTTGGCGAGCAGTATCAGCAATTGCTCAAGGACGGCTATGGTATCTCGCTGCGTAGTCTGGAAACGTGGACTCGGTCTGTGATGCAGCAGTGGGCTGAGAGCACCAGCGATGCGGGTCAGGATGCCGGATCAACGCTGATTCGGCAGGTGCAGCAATGGATTGATCATCATCTGGGCGAGGATCTGTCGTTGCAGGTCATTGCCGGAGAGGTGCATCTGCATCCGGTATATCTGTCGAAAATGTACAAACAATCCACAGGTGAAGGCATCAGTGATTACATTATCCGTTCCAGAATGGAACGTGCGGTTCATTTGCTCAAGCACACAGCGATGAAGATCTATGAAGTCGGTCAGGAAGTGGGGTACAATAACACGCCTTATTTCATCCAGGTGTTCCGCAAACATTATGGACTGACCCCGCAAGATTTTCGGAACGGTTAACAAATCAATATGAACATTGAAATTGTGATATATGTTTGCCTTCCCGGCTGCACTATCCTTTTCATGTAAGGTGCATTTGGCATCAATCCATTTAGCACAAAAGGGTATCCAAGTTACCTGAGGAGGGGTTAGTTCATGTATAGAAAAATGATGACGACATTGCTCGCAATCACGATGGTTGCCGTAACGGCATGCAGTTGGGGGCCAAGGAAGAACCAGCGAAAGAAGCCGCTGCACCACTTGCTCTGCAAGATGGAAAGTATGAACCGGCGGTACAGATGAGTTATTTGCGGGCCTGGAATGATGATACGAAATTCAAGAATGGGGAGACCGCACAGAACAATGTGCATACCAAATGGGCCAAGGAACGACTTGGCATCGATCTGACCACACCGTGGGCTGTATCGGTTACCAATGATGCATTTTATACGAAATTGCGCTTGTCCCTGTCCGCTAACGAAGAACTGCCGGATATCGTCTCCATACGGGGAGATTACAATCTGGTACGAGAATTAATTGAGTCCGGCAAGTTTGCGAATGCAGGCGAATTGTTTGACAAGTATGCTTCGGACACCTGGAAACAGGCAGCCGAATCGGCACCGGAAGAATGGTATCCATACATGTACGAGGGCGAGCGTTATGGCATTCCAATCTTCGATTATGCCTATAACGGTGATTCGGTCATGTTCATCCGTGAAGACTGGCTGAAGAAGCTGGGACTGGAAGAACCCAAAACCATGGATGAGCTGGTGACGGTCATGGATGCTTTTACGAATCAGGACCCTGATGGAAACGGCAAAAACGATACGTATGGTCTGACCGTCGGTATGAAAAATGCGCTGAATACCTGGATGACGGAATCCGGCTGGATCTTTGGCATGTATAACACGATGCCTGGACAGTGGAATGATGCCGGAGATGGCACACTGCAATATGGCTCCATCCAGCCAGGTGTGAAGGAAGGCCTGGCAACCATGAAAGATTGGTTGTCCAAAGGTTACCTGCCCAAAGAAGCAGGTGTCTATGACGAGATCAAGGCAGCAGAACTGTTTACCGCAGGTAAGGCAGGTATTATCGTGGGGCCGCACTGGATGCCAAACTGGCCGATTGATGATGTGAAGAAAAATGTGGACGGTGCCACCTACAAGGCCATTGCCTTACCTACAGGGCCAACAGGCGAGAGCCACCAACATGGTTCCGGGGCAAGCAACGGAGTGGTGCTGATCAACAAGGATATGGCAAATCCGGAGATTTTCTTCACGTATCAGAATTATCTGTTCGACAACTTTGCCAATCCGGAAGTCGGTAGCGAGTTCGAACATGGCTTCGCGCAAGGGTATGACTATGACATCGTGGACGGCAAAGTGGTTGGTGAAGCCGAAGTGAAGGACGGTGTATCACCACTCAAATATACGATTACGTATGATGGTGCACGGATTCCGAATCTGATGATGGATACGCTGGCAGAACTTGCGAAGGGCAAAGAGCCGGAGACGCCTTTTGAGAAAAATACGAAGATTGCCAACAAACCTGAAGTCTTTGCAGCCGCTGAAGTCGTCGTTGCGAATAAAGATAATGCGATCAAGAACAAGTTCACCGGGGCTCCGACGGAGACGATGAAAATGAAGAAGGACGCGATCGAAAAGCTGGAGAAGGATACGTTCAGCAAGATCATCTATGGTCAAGTGGGCATTGAGGAATTTGATACGTTTGTGACAAAGTGGAAGTCCATGGGCGGCGATGCTATTACCGCCGAAGTGAACGAGTGGTATAAGACAGTCAATTAAACAACAAAAGCAGGGTAGAACGATGAATTCATCGCTCTACCCTGCTTTTGGGTATGTCTCAGACCGATGATGACTCGCAGCGGACAAAGGTAACGTTTTTTCCTAGAATCACATGATCCACCTTCCATCCGGCATTTAACCAGGATAGTGCCTGTGTATGATTCATGGAATTATTCACCCACCATTGCTCGCGATTATAGGCTGTCGGAGGTAACGTAAATCCGAGAATTTCCTCAAGCTCTGCATATGTAAGGGTGATTGCAACCTGATTCAAATAATTTTCCAAAGGGAAGTATTTGCTGTAGCTCATTTGGTCAGACCTCCTGAAAAGGAATATCATGATTATACATCGTAGGGATGATGATAGCGAGGGCATACCGAGAGCCTACATAGATGTGAAAGGCATCCGTAGATCTCTTTGACTAGGGCATGTCTTAAATACCACTTATGGTTATGTTGCCCCACCTTTTCTCCCCCTGCTGCCTTATTGTTCCCGGTGTACTTGAGAGAGTAAAATAATAGGTAGTATACGAACATCAATGCGTATTTATAACAGAGATGCCCGGAACGATCCGGGATTCATAGAGGTAAGTTGAGTAGATGAACATCATTAGATGTATGGGAAGGCAGGAGATTCGATGAGTACACTTTATGATCAGGCAATGGAAGAGATGGTGACGACCATCCATGAATGGTTCGATGAACAGGAGAAGCGGGATGACTTGGAACATGTTACGAAGCGAACTACGCTGCAGATGGGTATCTTCAATGATATTTTGCTGGATTATAGACCTGGACGGACTACAGTGGACAGTGTGGATCTGGGTTTGGATGATGGTCTGCAATCGAAGCAGGCAGGAGCCTTTACCGAGGAAGAGGTTCGCAACGAGATTGGCCCTAAGCTTGTAGAGGTTGTGCAGGGAAGACTGGACAAGCTGGCCGATTCCCCGTTGATTGACTATCGATTTACCTTCCGTGGTAAATTTCCTACAACCGAAGGGACACTGCAACTGACTTTGCTGGAATACATCAATGAAGAGAAAAAGCAGCAATTGCTTGAGCGTATTCATACATACATTGATCAGAAGCTGGAGAATGGTGCATATCCAACCAAGCCGTTGGAATCGTTCTTTTTGACGCGTCATCTGCTTGATCCGAAACTGTTTCCTAAGCTGGATGCAGCATGGGTCCTCAGGCAGTATGACCGAATTCAAGCGTTGAATCAGGGTCGCCCGGAGG
Protein-coding sequences here:
- a CDS encoding response regulator translates to MMNLMVVDDEYSAVESIAVSIPWREHGIGQVFKAYSVKEALEHMAAHQIHIIITDIRMPGLSGLDLVSHIRQKWEQTKCIILSGHASFDYAKQALKHGTVSYLLKPVRDEELIESVQQAAVQIRLEGEKQMLHQRAMYSVREHLPEKRAELMKDVLLGHKFANAELVGKLEQLEIGFRPQDKMQLLLIRYDDQQPTHKAFRLMKYAISNVVEEIYGSTYHLCHTDDAYDDLVFMASPKQTQAEPEMLMGRLGERLIHSVRQYLNATISLSVSRMGRFPDQVPQLYHQAVSALRKQAEAGKGLHLNAAAATNGATLKSLAALYEPPGLTTLMEAGRMEDAHRKIDQIFAELSNSVFPEHVYVAFHYLAAAFSTMAHREGRQLTEVLGEQYQQLLKDGYGISLRSLETWTRSVMQQWAESTSDAGQDAGSTLIRQVQQWIDHHLGEDLSLQVIAGEVHLHPVYLSKMYKQSTGEGISDYIIRSRMERAVHLLKHTAMKIYEVGQEVGYNNTPYFIQVFRKHYGLTPQDFRNG
- a CDS encoding extracellular solute-binding protein, whose protein sequence is MQLGAKEEPAKEAAAPLALQDGKYEPAVQMSYLRAWNDDTKFKNGETAQNNVHTKWAKERLGIDLTTPWAVSVTNDAFYTKLRLSLSANEELPDIVSIRGDYNLVRELIESGKFANAGELFDKYASDTWKQAAESAPEEWYPYMYEGERYGIPIFDYAYNGDSVMFIREDWLKKLGLEEPKTMDELVTVMDAFTNQDPDGNGKNDTYGLTVGMKNALNTWMTESGWIFGMYNTMPGQWNDAGDGTLQYGSIQPGVKEGLATMKDWLSKGYLPKEAGVYDEIKAAELFTAGKAGIIVGPHWMPNWPIDDVKKNVDGATYKAIALPTGPTGESHQHGSGASNGVVLINKDMANPEIFFTYQNYLFDNFANPEVGSEFEHGFAQGYDYDIVDGKVVGEAEVKDGVSPLKYTITYDGARIPNLMMDTLAELAKGKEPETPFEKNTKIANKPEVFAAAEVVVANKDNAIKNKFTGAPTETMKMKKDAIEKLEKDTFSKIIYGQVGIEEFDTFVTKWKSMGGDAITAEVNEWYKTVN